From a region of the Pseudoxanthomonas sp. X-1 genome:
- a CDS encoding RDD family protein: MTAIAQEAAPAVVLDTVREVVTPEGVSLQLPAAGPVPRAVAWGVDLVVRVALMFAVTLLLGLLGKLGGGLSLIVAFLLQWGYMIVLEALWHGQTLGKRAMRLRVVLANGAPIGWPASITRNLLRVVDMLPFGYAAGLVVSLIDPSARRLGDLAAGTLVVHAEHAEPPAPAPINAVVVPRATLRPAEQAAIVAFGERAPQLTPERQVELADLLEPLTGARGPAGVLRLFGMANWLLGRR; this comes from the coding sequence ATGACGGCCATCGCACAGGAGGCCGCACCGGCCGTGGTGCTCGATACCGTGCGCGAGGTGGTCACGCCAGAAGGCGTGTCGCTGCAGCTGCCCGCCGCCGGGCCGGTCCCGCGCGCGGTGGCCTGGGGCGTGGATCTGGTGGTGCGGGTGGCGCTGATGTTCGCCGTCACCCTGCTGCTGGGCCTGCTGGGCAAGTTAGGCGGCGGCCTGAGCCTGATCGTCGCCTTCCTCCTGCAATGGGGCTACATGATCGTGCTCGAGGCGCTGTGGCACGGGCAGACCCTGGGCAAGCGGGCGATGCGCCTGCGCGTGGTGCTGGCCAATGGCGCGCCGATCGGCTGGCCGGCGTCGATCACCCGCAACCTGCTGCGCGTGGTGGACATGCTGCCCTTCGGCTACGCCGCCGGGCTGGTGGTGAGTCTGATCGATCCATCCGCGCGCCGGCTGGGCGACCTGGCGGCCGGCACGCTGGTCGTCCATGCCGAGCACGCCGAGCCGCCGGCGCCGGCGCCGATCAATGCCGTGGTGGTGCCGCGCGCCACGCTGCGCCCCGCCGAACAGGCGGCCATCGTCGCCTTCGGCGAACGCGCGCCGCAGCTCACGCCCGAGCGCCAGGTCGAACTGGCCGACCTGCTCGAGCCGCTGACCGGCGCGCGCGGCCCGGCCGGGGTGCTGCGCCTGTTCGGCATGGCCAACTGGCTGCTGGGGCGGCGATGA
- a CDS encoding stage II sporulation protein M, whose translation MRQEQFVARHQREWQELEDWLRTRADARRAQDARNTGALGDEAMPQRYRRIAQQLSLARRRGYSAQVTGRLQTLMEQGHQVLYRTPPLRWRTALEFLMAGFPRLVRSQARCMWVALVLFGAPLVTMTVLLQFRPELIHALMDQRMVAAMERMYDPSNPRIGRDSGSDWMMFGVYIRNNIGIGLQTFASGLVAGVGSLVVLVSNGLTIGAVFGHLTRIGSGGPLWSFVCGHGAFELTAIVIAGGAGLQLGLSWLAPGRRTRGQALMQAGIVGARLCLGVAFMLLVAAFVEAFWSSVASIPYAVKYAVAAVLWTGVIVWLWRGGRGGADKEHDAR comes from the coding sequence ATGAGGCAGGAGCAGTTCGTCGCACGCCACCAGCGCGAGTGGCAGGAGCTGGAGGACTGGCTGCGCACGCGCGCCGATGCGCGCCGCGCGCAGGACGCGCGCAACACCGGCGCGCTGGGCGACGAGGCCATGCCGCAGCGCTACCGGCGCATCGCCCAGCAGCTGTCGCTGGCGCGCCGCCGCGGCTACAGCGCGCAGGTCACCGGGCGCCTGCAGACGCTGATGGAACAGGGCCACCAGGTGCTCTACCGCACCCCGCCGCTGCGCTGGCGCACGGCGCTGGAGTTCCTGATGGCCGGTTTCCCGCGGCTGGTGCGCAGCCAGGCCCGCTGCATGTGGGTGGCGCTGGTGCTGTTCGGCGCGCCGCTGGTGACCATGACGGTGCTGCTGCAGTTCCGCCCCGAGCTGATCCATGCGCTGATGGATCAGCGCATGGTGGCGGCGATGGAGCGCATGTACGACCCGTCCAATCCGCGCATCGGTCGCGACAGCGGCAGCGACTGGATGATGTTCGGCGTCTATATCCGCAACAACATCGGCATCGGCCTGCAGACCTTCGCCAGCGGCCTGGTGGCGGGCGTGGGCAGCCTGGTGGTGCTGGTGAGCAACGGGCTGACCATCGGGGCGGTGTTCGGCCATCTCACGCGGATCGGCTCGGGCGGGCCGCTGTGGAGCTTCGTGTGCGGGCACGGCGCGTTCGAACTGACCGCCATCGTCATCGCCGGCGGCGCCGGCCTGCAGCTGGGCCTGAGCTGGCTGGCGCCGGGGCGGCGCACGCGCGGGCAGGCGCTGATGCAGGCCGGCATCGTCGGGGCGCGGCTGTGCCTGGGCGTGGCCTTCATGCTGCTGGTGGCGGCCTTCGTCGAGGCGTTCTGGTCCTCGGTCGCCAGCATCCCGTATGCGGTGAAGTACGCCGTGGCGGCGGTGCTGTGGACCGGGGTGATCGTCTGGCTGTGGCGCGGCGGGCGCGGCGGCGCGGACAAGGAGCACGATGCGCGCTGA
- a CDS encoding DUF4129 domain-containing protein has translation MRAEQLTVELRARSPWEAVELGTALVRRHAGAIWRPWLWLALPVFVLVNAGAWALSSPLASCLVLWWIKPLFDRVPLYVISRGVFGQAPTTRQTLAAQLRWGWRPMLGYLTWRRFSGARSLFLPIETLEGERGARLRARRRVLGATLYGNALVLTLAFLGFQLALTLAGVAMVAVFVPIDYLPQAARAGLALLSDPPLWAQLGFNAFFWIAIGAVEPFFVGAGFGLYLNRRTQIEAWDVEIAFRRLRQHLLAASAPLVLLLALVGVAPLRAQQPAPASEAPPPGVEQVFEGQRVDDARFRQAVARAYRDPLIDRHRTDHTWQRRRPPEVSEPPKLDMGWLESVQRVLAFIGEWGLWIVLGLLVVFLLVSARHWWPWMRGVRTPRPVPAPVTTGVVELPQVLPPDIAASARRLWAQGQPRHALALLYRASVEAMAERAGVVLPPGATEAQCLRAAQRQPEDADRGLFARMVRVWQYAAYAQRLPQPEEFEALVGALQARYRWPA, from the coding sequence ATGCGCGCTGAGCAGCTCACGGTCGAACTGCGCGCGCGCTCGCCCTGGGAGGCGGTCGAGCTGGGCACCGCGCTGGTGCGCCGCCACGCCGGTGCCATCTGGAGGCCATGGCTGTGGCTGGCGCTGCCGGTGTTCGTGCTGGTCAACGCCGGCGCCTGGGCGCTGTCCTCGCCGCTGGCCTCGTGCCTGGTGCTGTGGTGGATCAAGCCGCTGTTCGACCGCGTTCCCCTGTATGTGATCTCGCGCGGCGTGTTCGGGCAGGCGCCGACCACGCGCCAGACCCTGGCCGCGCAGCTGCGCTGGGGCTGGCGGCCGATGCTGGGCTATCTGACCTGGCGCCGCTTCAGCGGCGCGCGCAGCCTGTTCCTGCCGATCGAGACGCTGGAAGGCGAGCGCGGCGCGCGCCTGCGGGCGCGCCGGCGCGTGCTGGGCGCGACGCTCTACGGCAACGCCCTGGTGCTGACGCTGGCGTTCCTGGGCTTCCAGCTGGCGCTGACGCTGGCGGGCGTGGCGATGGTGGCCGTGTTCGTGCCGATCGACTACCTGCCGCAGGCCGCGCGCGCGGGACTAGCGCTGCTGTCCGATCCGCCGCTGTGGGCACAGCTGGGCTTCAACGCCTTCTTCTGGATCGCCATCGGTGCGGTCGAGCCGTTCTTCGTCGGCGCCGGCTTCGGCCTGTATCTCAACCGGCGCACGCAGATCGAGGCCTGGGACGTGGAGATCGCCTTTCGCCGGCTGCGCCAGCACCTGCTGGCCGCGTCCGCGCCGCTGGTGCTGCTGCTGGCGCTGGTCGGGGTGGCGCCGCTGCGCGCGCAGCAGCCGGCGCCGGCCAGCGAGGCGCCGCCGCCCGGGGTGGAGCAGGTGTTCGAAGGCCAGCGCGTGGACGACGCGCGCTTCCGGCAGGCGGTCGCACGGGCCTATCGCGACCCGCTGATCGATCGCCATCGCACCGACCACACCTGGCAGCGCCGCCGGCCGCCCGAGGTCAGCGAGCCGCCCAAGCTGGACATGGGCTGGCTGGAAAGCGTGCAGCGCGTGCTGGCGTTCATCGGCGAGTGGGGGCTGTGGATCGTGCTGGGGCTGCTGGTGGTGTTCCTGCTCGTCAGTGCGCGCCACTGGTGGCCGTGGATGCGCGGGGTGCGCACGCCGCGGCCGGTGCCGGCGCCGGTGACCACCGGCGTGGTCGAACTGCCGCAGGTCCTGCCGCCGGACATCGCCGCCAGCGCGCGCCGGCTGTGGGCACAGGGCCAGCCGCGTCACGCTCTGGCCCTGCTGTATCGCGCCAGCGTCGAGGCGATGGCCGAGCGTGCCGGCGTGGTGCTGCCGCCCGGCGCGACCGAGGCGCAGTGCCTGCGCGCCGCGCAGCGCCAGCCCGAGGACGCCGACCGTGGCCTGTTCGCGCGCATGGTGCGGGTGTGGCAGTACGCGGCCTACGCGCAGCGCCTGCCGCAGCCCGAGGAATTCGAGGCGCTGGTCGGCGCCCTGCAGGCGCGCTACCGGTGGCCGGCATGA
- a CDS encoding DUF4350 domain-containing protein: MSQSTRGAKPALITLATCTVLFVLVAWFVHTYERVARRVDLPPVGEAAWNPLYVLKQALRADGVAVEARPRLDLDIARLGRRDTLVLLDDPRYLDAARASALLDWVARGGHLVVRAPPGEAFGLRESMPLLEALKLEPMPVGGCERFQVRGQPPHVEFCGARRFGLRGAQPVLAWGNLRDGYVYARLARGQGFVDVLADVDFLQNGAAPRPGDDGRGLRAPTHQVLARQVLAPNYGHGTMHLVYATQMPSLWRTLVERGWPVSVPLLLALLAWMALRAQRFGPLQPPPAPARRSLLEHVRASGEHLYRYRREVLLYAAARGAFLARLRRSDPVAAALSGAAQADALARRFDLPAARVARALQTPTGRERREFADRISLLMSMRQRL; the protein is encoded by the coding sequence ATGAGCCAGAGCACGCGTGGCGCCAAGCCGGCCCTGATCACGCTGGCCACCTGCACGGTGCTGTTCGTGCTGGTGGCGTGGTTCGTGCACACCTACGAGCGCGTGGCGCGCCGCGTCGACCTGCCGCCGGTCGGCGAGGCGGCGTGGAACCCGCTCTACGTCCTCAAGCAGGCGCTGCGCGCCGATGGCGTGGCGGTGGAAGCGCGCCCGCGCCTGGACCTGGACATCGCCCGGCTGGGGCGGCGCGACACGCTGGTGCTGCTGGACGATCCGCGCTATCTCGACGCCGCGCGCGCATCGGCGCTGCTGGACTGGGTCGCGCGCGGCGGGCACCTGGTGGTGCGCGCGCCACCGGGCGAAGCGTTCGGCCTGCGCGAATCGATGCCGCTGCTGGAGGCGCTGAAGCTGGAGCCGATGCCGGTCGGCGGCTGCGAGCGGTTCCAGGTGCGGGGCCAGCCGCCGCACGTGGAGTTCTGCGGCGCGCGGCGGTTCGGACTGCGGGGCGCGCAGCCGGTGCTGGCCTGGGGCAACCTGCGCGACGGCTACGTCTACGCGCGGCTGGCGCGCGGCCAGGGTTTTGTCGACGTGCTGGCCGACGTGGATTTCCTGCAGAACGGCGCCGCGCCACGTCCCGGCGACGATGGCCGCGGCCTGCGCGCGCCGACGCACCAGGTGCTGGCCCGGCAGGTGCTGGCGCCCAACTACGGCCACGGCACCATGCACCTGGTCTACGCCACGCAGATGCCGTCGCTGTGGCGCACGCTGGTCGAGCGCGGCTGGCCGGTGTCGGTGCCGCTGCTGCTGGCGCTGCTGGCCTGGATGGCCCTGCGCGCGCAGCGCTTCGGACCGCTGCAACCTCCGCCGGCCCCGGCGCGCCGCTCGCTGCTCGAGCATGTGCGCGCCAGTGGCGAGCACCTCTACCGCTATCGCCGCGAAGTGCTGCTGTACGCCGCCGCGCGCGGCGCGTTCCTGGCCAGGCTCCGGCGCAGTGATCCGGTGGCCGCCGCGCTGAGCGGCGCCGCCCAGGCCGATGCGCTGGCGCGGCGCTTCGACCTGCCGGCCGCGCGCGTGGCGCGCGCGCTGCAGACCCCGACCGGCCGCGAGCGCCGCGAGTTCGCCGACCGTATTTCCCTGCTGATGTCCATGAGGCAACGACTATGA
- a CDS encoding MoxR family ATPase: protein MSEFPHAALPAIEGAADRVAAVRTEVARAFIGQPRALDQILIALLAGGHVLIEGVPGLGKTLLVRALAQALSLDFARVQFTPDLMPSDVSGHAVFDPGTQRFEIRRGPVFTHLLLADEINRAPAKTQSALLEAMQEGQVTIEGQSFPLAPPFLTLATQNPVEQEGTYPLPEAQLDRFLLKVLIDYPALEDEKRMVDAITTGRTAADFDLSQVRCVASASDVVALQRATAQVQVDAQVIDYAVRLAAATRSWPGIALGAGPRGSIALVRAARAQAVLGGRDFVIPDDVREVALPALRHRIALAPELQIEGQSPDDVLAALLAKVEAPRK, encoded by the coding sequence ATGAGCGAGTTCCCCCACGCCGCGCTGCCGGCCATCGAAGGCGCCGCCGACCGCGTGGCCGCCGTGCGCACCGAGGTGGCGCGCGCCTTCATCGGCCAGCCGCGGGCGCTGGACCAGATCCTGATCGCGCTGCTGGCCGGTGGTCACGTGCTGATCGAAGGCGTGCCGGGCCTGGGCAAGACCCTGCTGGTGCGCGCGCTGGCGCAGGCGCTGTCGCTGGACTTCGCGCGCGTGCAGTTCACCCCGGACCTGATGCCCAGCGACGTGTCGGGCCATGCGGTGTTCGACCCGGGCACGCAGCGCTTCGAGATCCGGCGCGGGCCGGTGTTCACCCACCTGCTGCTGGCCGACGAGATCAACCGCGCGCCGGCCAAAACCCAGTCGGCGCTGCTGGAGGCGATGCAGGAAGGGCAGGTGACCATCGAGGGCCAGTCCTTCCCGCTGGCGCCGCCGTTCCTGACCCTGGCCACGCAGAATCCGGTCGAACAGGAAGGCACCTATCCGCTGCCCGAGGCGCAGCTGGACCGTTTCCTGCTGAAGGTGCTGATCGACTATCCGGCGCTGGAGGACGAGAAGCGCATGGTCGATGCGATCACCACCGGTCGCACCGCCGCCGACTTCGACCTGAGCCAGGTGCGCTGCGTGGCCTCGGCCAGCGATGTGGTCGCGCTGCAGCGCGCCACCGCGCAGGTGCAGGTGGACGCGCAGGTGATCGACTACGCCGTGCGCCTGGCCGCCGCCACGCGCAGCTGGCCGGGCATCGCGCTGGGCGCCGGGCCGCGCGGCAGCATCGCGCTGGTGCGGGCGGCGCGCGCGCAGGCGGTGCTGGGCGGGCGCGACTTCGTGATTCCCGACGATGTGCGCGAGGTGGCGCTGCCGGCGCTGCGTCATCGCATCGCGCTGGCGCCGGAGCTGCAGATCGAGGGGCAGTCGCCCGACGACGTGCTGGCCGCGCTGCTGGCCAAGGTCGAGGCGCCGCGCAAGTGA
- a CDS encoding DUF58 domain-containing protein, with protein sequence MRPAPPLIALLCAWGASGLAVLFAELPLLAWQGIGAAIATLAFIDALALWRRPAPLVQRRVPEALALDLPREVQLTLASPGRAQRVEVFDLHPGAWPAQGLPRALVLARDATATFAYTLRPIARGDAWFAGVQLRLASPLRLWKQARVVGAPQAVRVYPDFAPLARLALFSADQASRLVGAHLKRRRGEGTDFNQMREYRVGDSLRQIDWKATSRARKLISREYQDEKNQQLVLVLDTGRRMLAREDGLAHFDHALNAALVVAYLALRQGDAAGLLSAGEQPRWVPPRRGMAGIDTLLRAAYDLQPSATACDYLAMASELSARQRRRALVMLVTNVRDEDIEDLLAAVHLLRRRHLVCVASLREAELDQALDAEVADLSGAIQAGAVARYLEQRAAAHDALRGHGVMVLDVTTAQLPAALVERYLAVKREGLL encoded by the coding sequence ATGAGGCCAGCCCCGCCACTGATCGCGCTGCTGTGCGCCTGGGGCGCGTCCGGGCTGGCGGTGCTGTTCGCCGAGCTGCCGCTGCTGGCCTGGCAGGGCATCGGCGCGGCGATCGCGACGCTGGCGTTCATCGATGCGCTGGCGCTGTGGCGCCGGCCCGCGCCCCTGGTGCAGCGCCGCGTGCCCGAGGCGCTGGCGCTGGACCTGCCGCGCGAGGTGCAGCTCACGCTCGCCTCGCCCGGGCGCGCGCAGCGCGTGGAGGTGTTCGATCTGCATCCGGGCGCCTGGCCCGCGCAGGGCCTGCCGCGCGCGCTGGTCCTGGCGCGCGACGCCACCGCCACCTTCGCCTACACGCTGCGCCCCATCGCGCGCGGCGATGCCTGGTTCGCCGGCGTGCAGCTGCGCCTGGCCTCGCCGCTGCGGCTGTGGAAGCAGGCGCGCGTGGTCGGCGCGCCGCAGGCGGTGCGCGTGTACCCGGACTTCGCGCCGCTGGCCCGGCTGGCCTTGTTCAGCGCCGACCAGGCCTCGCGGCTGGTCGGCGCGCATCTCAAGCGCCGCAGGGGCGAGGGCACCGACTTCAACCAGATGCGCGAGTACCGCGTCGGCGACAGCCTGCGCCAGATCGACTGGAAGGCCACCTCGCGCGCGCGCAAGCTGATCTCGCGCGAGTATCAGGACGAGAAGAACCAGCAGCTGGTGCTGGTGCTGGACACCGGCCGGCGCATGCTGGCGCGCGAGGACGGGCTGGCGCATTTCGACCATGCGCTCAATGCCGCGCTGGTGGTGGCCTACCTCGCCTTGCGCCAGGGCGATGCCGCCGGCCTGCTGTCCGCCGGCGAGCAGCCGCGCTGGGTGCCGCCGCGACGCGGCATGGCCGGCATCGACACCCTGCTGCGCGCGGCCTACGACCTGCAGCCCTCGGCCACCGCCTGCGACTACCTCGCGATGGCCAGCGAACTGTCCGCACGCCAGCGCCGCCGCGCGCTGGTGATGCTGGTGACCAACGTGCGCGACGAGGACATCGAGGACCTGCTGGCGGCCGTGCACCTGCTGCGCCGCCGGCACCTGGTGTGCGTGGCCAGCCTGCGCGAGGCCGAGCTGGACCAGGCGCTGGACGCCGAGGTCGCCGACCTGTCCGGCGCCATCCAGGCCGGCGCGGTGGCCCGCTATCTCGAACAGCGCGCCGCGGCCCACGACGCCCTGCGCGGCCATGGCGTGATGGTGCTGGATGTCACCACTGCCCAGCTGCCCGCCGCGCTGGTCGAGCGCTATCTGGCGGTCAAGCGCGAGGGGTTGCTGTAG
- a CDS encoding glutathionylspermidine synthase family protein — translation MRRIAITPRGDWRAQAAECGFDFHTIDGAPYWDESAYYAFTLRQIEDDLEDPSAELHAMALDLVDDIVRDAQLLERLAIPQFAWSWIAESWQQRQPHLYGRLDLAYDGRGPAKLYELNYDTPTSLFEAAFFQWQWLEDQRAAQRLPAQADQFNALHEALVARFGQIAPALHGPLRFAAVRDSTEDRGTVAYLRDCAAQAGLESEFVAIEDIGLSEDGRFTDLDDGVIGTLFKLYPLEDLLAEEFGRALPASGLQLLEPAWKAVLSNKGLLPLLWQRHRGHPNLLEAHFDDGTPLRAGRVRKPLHSREGANIALHLADGGWQESDGPYAGPCIVQAAHPLTAFDGRYPLIGSWVIGDSACGIGIREDDTRITRDSARFLPHAIIDEAPGVFYA, via the coding sequence ATGCGCCGCATCGCCATCACCCCGCGCGGCGACTGGCGCGCGCAGGCGGCCGAGTGCGGCTTCGACTTCCACACCATCGACGGCGCGCCGTACTGGGACGAAAGCGCGTACTACGCCTTCACCCTGCGCCAGATCGAGGACGACCTGGAGGATCCGAGCGCCGAGCTGCACGCCATGGCGCTGGACCTGGTGGACGACATCGTGCGCGACGCGCAGCTGCTCGAACGCCTGGCGATCCCGCAGTTCGCCTGGTCCTGGATCGCCGAGAGCTGGCAGCAGCGTCAGCCGCATCTGTACGGCCGGCTGGACCTGGCCTACGACGGACGCGGGCCGGCCAAGCTGTACGAGCTGAACTACGACACGCCCACGTCCCTGTTCGAGGCCGCGTTCTTCCAGTGGCAGTGGCTGGAGGACCAGCGCGCCGCGCAGCGGCTGCCGGCGCAGGCCGACCAGTTCAACGCGCTGCACGAGGCGCTGGTGGCGCGCTTCGGGCAGATCGCGCCCGCCCTGCACGGCCCGCTGCGCTTCGCGGCCGTGCGCGACTCCACCGAGGACCGCGGCACGGTCGCCTATCTGCGCGACTGCGCGGCCCAGGCGGGGCTGGAGAGCGAGTTCGTCGCCATCGAGGACATCGGCCTGTCCGAGGACGGCCGCTTCACCGACCTGGACGATGGCGTGATCGGCACGCTGTTCAAGCTGTACCCGCTGGAGGACCTGCTGGCCGAGGAGTTCGGCCGTGCCCTGCCGGCCTCGGGCCTGCAGCTGCTGGAACCGGCGTGGAAGGCGGTGCTGAGCAACAAGGGCCTGCTGCCGCTGCTGTGGCAGCGCCATCGCGGCCATCCCAACCTGCTGGAAGCGCATTTCGACGACGGCACGCCGCTGCGCGCGGGCCGGGTGCGCAAGCCGCTGCATTCGCGCGAGGGCGCCAACATCGCCCTGCACCTGGCCGATGGCGGCTGGCAGGAAAGCGACGGCCCCTATGCCGGACCGTGCATCGTCCAGGCGGCCCATCCGCTGACCGCCTTCGACGGCCGCTACCCGCTGATCGGCAGCTGGGTGATCGGCGATAGCGCCTGCGGCATCGGCATCCGCGAGGACGACACCCGCATCACCCGCGACAGCGCGCGCTTCCTGCCGCACGCGATCATCGATGAGGCGCCCGGGGTGTTCTACGCCTGA
- a CDS encoding DUF1190 domain-containing protein gives MKRSTTTRLLLMGAAPLLFTACQNEPDVRQGLYTTVEACTRETGDAASCKQAFDSAQKQSADQAPRYATREQCKVDWGEDRCAEQRDSQGHSFIGPLMAGFFMSQMLNNRAGFNAAPAYQNRDNGWLRPTPGARPDTSGAFRTGTTGMTPVNATPNRAVTVSRGGFGARSSGRASFGG, from the coding sequence ATGAAACGCTCCACCACCACGCGCCTGCTGCTGATGGGCGCCGCGCCCCTGCTGTTCACCGCCTGCCAGAACGAGCCGGACGTCCGCCAGGGCCTGTACACCACGGTCGAGGCCTGCACGCGAGAGACCGGCGACGCGGCCAGCTGCAAGCAGGCCTTCGACAGCGCCCAGAAGCAGTCGGCCGACCAGGCGCCGCGCTACGCCACGCGCGAGCAGTGCAAGGTGGACTGGGGCGAGGACCGCTGCGCCGAGCAGCGCGACAGCCAGGGGCACTCGTTCATCGGCCCGCTGATGGCTGGCTTCTTCATGTCGCAGATGCTGAACAACCGCGCCGGCTTCAACGCCGCGCCGGCCTACCAGAACCGCGACAACGGCTGGCTGCGGCCCACCCCGGGCGCGCGGCCGGACACCTCCGGCGCGTTCCGCACCGGCACCACCGGCATGACCCCGGTCAACGCCACGCCCAACCGCGCCGTGACCGTCAGCCGCGGCGGCTTCGGCGCGCGCAGCAGCGGCCGCGCCAGCTTCGGCGGCTGA
- the ilvD gene encoding dihydroxy-acid dehydratase, translating to MPEYRSRTSTHGRNMAGARALWRATGMQDADFHKPIIAIANSFTQFVPGHVHLKDLGQLVAREIERVGGVAKEFDTIAVDDGIAMGHDGMLYSLPSREIIADSVEYMVNAHCADALVCISNCDKITPGMLMAALRLNIPTVFVSGGPMEAGKTRLADHKLDLIDAMVMAADPNATDEQVAAVERSACPTCGSCSGMFTANSMNCLTEVLGLSLPGNGTVVATHADREALFKRAGVAAVELCHRWYGAEDPTALPRGIATFEAFENAMTLDIAMGGSTNTILHLLAAAQEGEVPFDMRDIDRLSRRVPQLCKVAPNTQKYHIEDVHRAGGIMAILGELARGGLLHTEVPTVHARTLAEAIARWDVTTAQDEAVQTFYKAGPAGIPTQIAFSQATRWPSLDVDRAQGCIRSVEHAYSAEGGLAVLYGNIARDGCVVKTAGVDESIHVFEGTARVFESQDAAVKGILGDEVKAGDVVVIRYEGPKGGPGMQEMLYPTSYLKSKGLGKQCALLTDGRFSGGTSGLSIGHASPEAAAGGAIGLVRDGDRILIDIPNRGINLLVSDEELAARRAEQDAKGWKPAQPRPRKVSTALKAYALLATSADKGAVRDKALLDG from the coding sequence ATGCCCGAGTACCGCTCCAGGACCTCCACCCACGGCCGCAACATGGCCGGCGCCCGCGCGCTGTGGCGCGCGACCGGCATGCAGGACGCCGACTTCCACAAGCCGATCATCGCCATCGCCAACTCCTTCACCCAGTTCGTGCCCGGCCATGTGCATCTGAAGGACCTGGGCCAGCTGGTGGCGCGCGAGATCGAGCGCGTGGGCGGGGTGGCCAAGGAGTTCGACACCATCGCGGTGGACGACGGCATCGCCATGGGCCATGACGGCATGCTCTATTCGCTGCCCAGCCGCGAGATCATCGCCGACTCGGTCGAGTACATGGTCAATGCGCACTGCGCCGACGCGCTGGTGTGCATCTCCAACTGCGACAAGATCACCCCGGGCATGCTGATGGCCGCCTTGCGCCTCAACATCCCCACCGTGTTCGTCTCCGGCGGGCCGATGGAGGCCGGCAAGACCCGGCTGGCCGATCACAAGCTGGACCTGATCGACGCGATGGTGATGGCGGCCGATCCGAACGCGACGGACGAGCAGGTCGCCGCGGTCGAGCGCAGCGCCTGCCCGACCTGCGGCTCGTGCAGCGGCATGTTCACCGCCAACTCGATGAACTGCCTGACCGAGGTCCTGGGCCTGTCGCTGCCGGGCAACGGCACCGTGGTGGCCACCCATGCCGACCGCGAGGCGCTGTTCAAGCGCGCCGGCGTGGCCGCGGTCGAGCTGTGCCATCGTTGGTACGGCGCGGAAGATCCCACCGCGCTGCCGCGCGGCATCGCCACGTTCGAGGCCTTCGAGAACGCGATGACGCTGGACATCGCCATGGGCGGGTCGACCAACACCATCCTGCATCTGCTCGCCGCCGCGCAGGAGGGCGAGGTGCCCTTCGACATGCGCGACATCGACCGCCTCTCGCGGCGGGTGCCGCAGCTGTGCAAGGTCGCGCCGAACACGCAGAAGTACCACATCGAGGACGTGCACCGCGCCGGCGGGATCATGGCGATCCTGGGCGAGCTGGCGCGCGGCGGGCTGCTGCACACCGAGGTGCCCACCGTGCACGCGCGGACGCTGGCCGAGGCCATCGCCAGGTGGGACGTGACGACCGCGCAGGACGAGGCCGTGCAGACCTTCTACAAGGCAGGCCCGGCCGGTATCCCGACCCAGATCGCCTTCAGCCAGGCCACGCGCTGGCCGTCGCTGGACGTGGACCGCGCGCAGGGCTGCATCCGCAGCGTCGAACACGCCTATTCGGCAGAAGGCGGCCTGGCCGTGCTCTACGGCAACATCGCCCGCGATGGCTGCGTGGTGAAGACCGCCGGCGTGGACGAATCCATCCACGTGTTCGAAGGCACGGCGAGGGTGTTCGAGAGCCAGGATGCGGCGGTCAAGGGCATCCTCGGCGATGAGGTCAAGGCCGGCGACGTGGTGGTGATCCGCTACGAAGGCCCCAAGGGCGGCCCCGGCATGCAGGAAATGCTCTACCCGACCTCGTATCTGAAATCCAAGGGCCTGGGCAAGCAGTGTGCGCTGCTCACCGATGGCCGCTTCTCCGGCGGCACCTCGGGCCTGTCCATCGGCCACGCCTCGCCGGAGGCCGCCGCCGGCGGCGCCATCGGCCTGGTGCGCGACGGCGACCGCATCCTGATCGACATCCCCAACCGCGGCATCAACCTGCTGGTCTCCGACGAGGAGCTCGCCGCCCGCCGCGCCGAGCAGGACGCCAAGGGCTGGAAGCCGGCACAGCCGCGCCCGCGCAAGGTCAGCACCGCGCTGAAGGCCTATGCGCTGTTGGCCACCAGCGCCGACAAGGGCGCCGTGCGCGACAAGGCCCTGCTGGACGGCTGA